A part of Rhodamnia argentea isolate NSW1041297 chromosome 8, ASM2092103v1, whole genome shotgun sequence genomic DNA contains:
- the LOC125316303 gene encoding uncharacterized protein LOC125316303 — MSKKLSWVPGPPAGAASSAKVPSGEGGYVRGMVTYMAMDGLVMKPMSSISCITLLNRYNAHEIGDLQEKVIDFGMDEAIKLLSASLHSKTVLTDRFNRGRSQVKCYSSISKTLHSYWPAGVVCSCYFVKC; from the exons ATGAGCAAGAAACTGTCATGGGTCCCGGGGCCACCTGCTGGTGCCGCATCCTCGGCCAAGGTACCTAGTGGGGAGGGCGGTTACGTGAGAGGCATGGTCACATACATGGCGATGGACGGTTTGGTCATGAAGCCCATGTCCAGCATCTCTTGCATTACTCTCCTCAACCGGTACAATGCGCACGAAATCGGGGATCTCCAAGAGAAGGTGATCGACTTTGGCATGGACGAG GCCATAAAGCTGTTGAGCGCTTCATTGCATTCCAAAACGGTTCTCACGGACCGATTCAACAGGGGAAGATCTCAAGTGAAATGCtattcttcaatttcaaaaactcTCCATTCGTATTGGCCTGCTGGGGTAGTTTGCTCTTGCTACTTTGTGAAATGCTGA